The following proteins come from a genomic window of Pseudomonas sp. MAG733B:
- a CDS encoding VOC family protein translates to MNHPSFVSPDLIRQRFSKAMSDMYREEVPLYGALMELVEQTNRHVLDNDPQVARQLNSTGEIERLDLERHGAIRVGSAAELATLARLFAVMGMQPVGYYDLTPAGVPVHSTAFRAVHEAALQVSPFRVFTSLLRLELIEDIELRAFAQSVLDKRSIFTPTALTLIDRAESQGGLSEQEAEEFVKQALETFRWHHSATVTAEQYQKLSAQHRLIADVVAFKGPHINHLTPRTLDIDIVQAQMPAHGITPKAVIEGPPRRQCPILLRQTSFKALDEPVAFTDQAKTQGSHSARFGEIEQRGAALTPKGRALYDRLLNAARDELKEFPNEANAERYNALMTQHFSEFPDTYEGMRRQELAYFRYFVTEKGLAAAELKTLPLEDLVSDGYLRVEPLVYEDFLPVSAAGIFQSNLGDTAQTHYGVHSNQQAFEKALGRSTIDELGLYAETQRRSIEQCFAAFGH, encoded by the coding sequence ATGAATCACCCGAGCTTCGTCAGCCCCGACCTGATCCGCCAACGCTTCTCCAAAGCGATGTCCGACATGTACCGCGAAGAAGTGCCGCTGTACGGCGCGCTGATGGAGCTGGTGGAGCAGACCAATCGCCACGTGCTGGACAACGACCCGCAAGTGGCCAGGCAGTTGAACAGCACCGGCGAAATCGAACGCCTGGACCTCGAGCGCCATGGCGCGATCCGCGTCGGTTCGGCTGCTGAACTGGCCACCCTCGCCCGCCTGTTCGCGGTGATGGGCATGCAACCCGTGGGTTATTACGACCTGACCCCGGCCGGCGTACCGGTGCACTCCACGGCATTTCGCGCCGTGCACGAAGCGGCGCTGCAAGTCAGCCCGTTCCGCGTCTTCACCTCGCTGTTGCGTCTGGAGCTGATCGAAGACATTGAATTGCGGGCGTTCGCCCAATCGGTGCTGGATAAACGTTCGATTTTCACCCCGACCGCGCTGACCCTCATCGATCGCGCCGAAAGCCAGGGCGGCCTTAGCGAACAAGAGGCAGAAGAGTTCGTCAAACAGGCGCTGGAAACTTTCCGCTGGCACCACAGCGCCACCGTCACCGCCGAGCAGTACCAGAAACTCAGCGCCCAGCATCGCCTGATTGCCGATGTGGTGGCGTTCAAAGGTCCGCACATCAATCACCTGACACCGCGCACCCTGGACATCGACATCGTCCAGGCGCAAATGCCGGCACACGGCATCACCCCCAAAGCGGTGATCGAAGGCCCGCCGCGTCGCCAGTGCCCGATCCTGCTGCGTCAGACCAGCTTCAAGGCGCTCGATGAACCGGTCGCCTTCACCGATCAGGCCAAAACCCAAGGCAGTCACAGCGCCCGCTTCGGCGAGATCGAACAACGCGGCGCGGCCCTTACGCCTAAAGGCCGAGCGCTGTATGACCGTTTGCTCAATGCTGCGCGGGACGAACTCAAGGAGTTTCCCAACGAAGCCAATGCCGAGCGCTACAACGCTTTGATGACGCAGCACTTCAGCGAATTTCCTGACACCTATGAAGGCATGCGCAGACAGGAACTGGCGTACTTTCGCTACTTCGTGACGGAAAAAGGCCTGGCCGCCGCCGAGTTGAAAACCTTGCCTCTGGAAGACCTGGTCAGCGACGGTTATCTGCGGGTTGAACCGTTGGTGTACGAAGACTTCCTGCCGGTGAGCGCGGCGGGGATTTTTCAGTCAAACCTGGGGGACACCGCACAGACTCACTATGGTGTGCATTCCAATCAGCAGGCATTCGAGAAAGCGTTGGGGCGTTCGACCATTGATGAATTGGGACTGTATGCGGAGACGCAGCGGCGTTCGATCGAGCAGTGTTTTGCCGCATTCGGTCACTGA
- a CDS encoding lipocalin-like domain-containing protein — MRIKFAVWLLALALGGCDQPAPAEKGFAGLGNQATAFTPVVPGREFSFPADHGPHDGFRIEWWYVTANLKDEHGQEFGAQWTLFRSALKATPEVAGWENQTIWLGHAAVTSATAHHAAERYARGGVGQAGVSLAPFNAWIDDWRFSSQATAENPLADLQLSARNKSFSYQLRLTSTRPLVLQGDKGFSQKSEQGQASYYYSQPFFQASGTLDIDGKRYQVSGPAWLDREWSSQPLTANQTGWDWFSLHLDSGEQVMLYRMRQKDGEPYLTGTWIDAQGQTQLLKAGDIRLTQQDTATVAGRKMPVRWSIKIPGKNLDIVISALNPDAWMDLRIPYWEGPVRLSGSHGGQGYLEMTGY; from the coding sequence ATGAGGATTAAATTCGCCGTGTGGCTGTTGGCGTTGGCGTTGGGCGGCTGCGATCAACCGGCGCCAGCGGAAAAAGGCTTCGCGGGGCTGGGCAACCAAGCGACGGCCTTCACGCCGGTCGTTCCCGGTCGGGAGTTCAGCTTTCCGGCGGATCATGGCCCCCACGACGGTTTTCGCATTGAATGGTGGTACGTCACCGCCAATCTCAAGGACGAACACGGCCAGGAATTCGGGGCGCAGTGGACGCTGTTTCGCAGCGCCTTGAAAGCCACGCCCGAGGTGGCCGGATGGGAAAACCAGACAATCTGGCTCGGTCATGCGGCGGTGACCTCGGCGACGGCGCATCACGCGGCCGAACGCTATGCCCGGGGTGGCGTTGGGCAGGCCGGTGTCAGCCTGGCGCCGTTCAACGCGTGGATCGATGACTGGCGATTCAGCAGTCAGGCGACTGCTGAAAATCCGTTGGCCGACCTGCAACTCAGCGCCCGCAATAAATCGTTCAGTTACCAATTGCGGCTGACCTCAACACGTCCGCTGGTGCTGCAAGGGGACAAGGGTTTCAGTCAGAAATCCGAGCAGGGCCAGGCGTCGTACTACTACAGCCAGCCGTTTTTCCAGGCCAGCGGCACCCTGGACATCGACGGCAAGCGTTATCAGGTCAGCGGTCCCGCGTGGCTCGACCGCGAATGGAGCAGCCAGCCCCTGACCGCAAATCAGACCGGTTGGGACTGGTTTTCCCTGCACCTGGACAGTGGCGAGCAGGTGATGCTCTATCGCATGCGGCAAAAGGACGGCGAGCCTTATCTGACTGGCACATGGATTGACGCACAGGGCCAGACACAGCTGCTCAAGGCCGGCGACATCCGCCTCACGCAGCAGGACACCGCTACCGTGGCAGGGCGCAAGATGCCGGTCCGCTGGTCGATCAAGATTCCCGGCAAGAATCTAGACATTGTCATCAGCGCCCTCAATCCCGATGCCTGGATGGATTTGCGCATTCCTTACTGGGAAGGCCCGGTGCGCTTGAGCGGCAGTCATGGCGGGCAGGGGTATCTGGAAATGACCGGGTATTGA
- a CDS encoding FtsX-like permease family protein — MRIFRETLRALLSHWRQHPVQFFSVLTGLWLATSLLTGVQALNSQARESYARASQLIGGEPQASLSATAGGTFPQQWFIDLRRAGWPVSPVLQGRVTLKGHEDQRLQLMGIEPVSLPAGNEVAGQSLAIEQVVEFFSPPGSIWISPSTLQALGLREGDRPLSVSGASLPPLHVQTDMAAGVLLVDIGFAQQILGLPNQLSRLLLPKDFIATLPEPFKGQLQFKSSAEENNLARLTESFHLNLNALGFLSFVVGLFIVHAAIGLALEQRRGLLRTMRACGVSARMLIACLAVELGGLALIGGVAGVVSGYLLAGVLLPDVAASLRGLYGAEVAGQLSLSPLWWLSGIGLSLLGALLAGGNSLWRASRLPLLALADPQAWHQAHSRWLRRQGWVAALALVMAGLALVFGDSLISGFVLMATLLVGAALALPVVLDALLNLLLQRNRSVLGQWFLADCRQQLPALSLALMALLLALAANIGAGSMTAGFRQTFSDWLEQRLTAELYLNPQNPAQTRELHTWLEQQPQPTAVLPNWQVSIQLQGWPVDVFGVIDHPTYRQHWPLLEALGDKPWDHLATDDAVMLSEQLARRLNVQLGDHLSIATPNGPWSPRIVGIYADYGNPKGHLLVNVHHLLRGWPQLTPNRFNLRIEPASIAPFVKALQERFALEDSRIVDQARLKGWSTQVFERTFAATAALNSLTLCVAGVALFISLLTQSQSRLGQLAPLWALGVTRRQLMLLNLGQTWLLAVLTLVLALPLGIALAWCLDTVINVQAFGWRLPLRVFPLQLLQLMGLALVATLLASAWPLYSLYRTQPADLLRTFAHED; from the coding sequence ATGCGCATTTTTCGCGAAACCCTGCGGGCGTTGCTCAGTCACTGGCGGCAACACCCGGTGCAGTTCTTCAGTGTGCTGACCGGGTTGTGGCTGGCCACCAGCCTGCTGACCGGTGTTCAGGCGCTGAATAGCCAGGCGCGAGAAAGCTACGCCCGCGCCAGTCAATTGATCGGCGGCGAACCCCAGGCCAGCCTCAGCGCAACCGCTGGCGGGACGTTCCCTCAGCAATGGTTTATCGACCTGCGTCGCGCCGGTTGGCCGGTGTCACCAGTGCTGCAAGGGCGGGTGACGCTCAAGGGCCATGAGGACCAGCGGCTGCAATTGATGGGCATCGAGCCGGTGTCACTGCCGGCCGGTAACGAGGTAGCAGGGCAGTCACTGGCGATCGAGCAGGTAGTCGAATTTTTCAGCCCTCCCGGCAGCATCTGGATTTCGCCGTCGACCTTGCAGGCGTTGGGTTTGCGCGAAGGCGACCGGCCTTTGAGCGTCAGCGGTGCATCGTTGCCGCCCCTGCATGTGCAAACCGATATGGCCGCCGGTGTATTGCTGGTGGACATCGGTTTTGCCCAGCAGATTCTCGGTTTGCCCAATCAGCTCTCGCGCCTGCTACTGCCCAAGGATTTCATCGCGACATTGCCCGAGCCGTTCAAGGGACAACTGCAATTCAAAAGCAGCGCTGAAGAAAACAATCTGGCGCGCCTGACCGAGAGCTTTCATCTGAACCTCAATGCGCTGGGTTTTCTGTCGTTCGTGGTCGGGCTGTTTATCGTGCATGCCGCGATCGGGCTGGCGCTGGAGCAGCGTCGAGGTTTGCTGCGGACAATGCGCGCTTGCGGCGTCAGCGCGCGGATGTTGATTGCCTGCCTCGCGGTCGAACTGGGCGGGCTGGCCTTGATCGGCGGCGTGGCTGGAGTCGTCAGCGGCTATCTGCTGGCGGGCGTGTTGCTGCCGGATGTCGCTGCCAGCCTGCGCGGTTTGTACGGCGCCGAAGTGGCGGGGCAGTTGAGCCTGAGTCCGCTGTGGTGGCTCAGCGGGATTGGCTTGAGCCTGCTGGGCGCCTTGCTCGCCGGTGGCAACAGTTTGTGGCGGGCGTCGCGCTTGCCGTTGCTGGCCCTGGCCGACCCGCAGGCCTGGCATCAGGCGCATTCGCGATGGTTGCGGCGTCAGGGATGGGTGGCGGCGCTGGCCTTGGTAATGGCGGGGCTGGCATTGGTGTTTGGCGACAGCCTGATCAGCGGGTTTGTCTTGATGGCGACGCTGTTGGTCGGTGCGGCGCTGGCGCTGCCCGTGGTGCTCGATGCGCTGCTCAACCTGCTGCTGCAACGCAATCGCTCGGTACTTGGCCAGTGGTTTCTCGCCGATTGTCGCCAGCAATTGCCAGCCCTGAGCCTGGCGCTGATGGCGCTGCTGTTGGCGCTGGCGGCCAACATCGGCGCCGGCAGCATGACCGCCGGTTTTCGCCAGACGTTCAGCGACTGGCTCGAACAACGATTGACCGCCGAGCTTTACCTCAACCCGCAAAACCCGGCCCAGACCCGGGAGCTGCACACCTGGCTCGAACAGCAGCCGCAGCCCACGGCGGTGCTGCCCAACTGGCAGGTGTCGATCCAGCTGCAAGGCTGGCCGGTGGATGTCTTCGGCGTGATCGATCACCCGACCTATCGCCAGCACTGGCCGCTGCTGGAAGCCTTGGGTGACAAACCCTGGGATCACCTGGCCACGGACGATGCCGTGATGCTCAGCGAGCAATTGGCGCGGCGCTTGAATGTGCAGTTGGGCGATCACCTCTCGATTGCCACGCCCAATGGCCCGTGGTCGCCGCGCATCGTCGGGATCTACGCCGACTACGGCAATCCGAAGGGCCATCTGCTGGTCAATGTCCATCACCTGCTGCGCGGCTGGCCGCAGTTGACGCCGAATCGCTTCAACCTGCGCATTGAGCCGGCGTCGATTGCGCCGTTCGTGAAGGCGCTGCAAGAGCGTTTCGCCCTGGAGGACAGCCGAATCGTCGATCAGGCGCGGCTCAAGGGATGGTCCACGCAAGTGTTCGAACGCACCTTCGCCGCCACCGCCGCGCTCAACAGCCTGACCTTGTGCGTGGCCGGCGTGGCGTTGTTCATCAGTCTGCTGACCCAGAGCCAAAGCCGCCTCGGGCAACTGGCGCCACTGTGGGCGCTGGGCGTGACACGCCGGCAATTGATGCTGCTCAACCTCGGGCAAACCTGGCTGTTGGCGGTGCTGACACTGGTGCTGGCATTGCCGCTGGGCATTGCGTTGGCCTGGTGCCTGGACACAGTGATCAACGTCCAGGCGTTCGGCTGGCGCCTGCCGCTGCGGGTGTTTCCGTTGCAACTATTGCAATTGATGGGGTTGGCGCTGGTGGCGACGTTGCTGGCTTCGGCATGGCCGTTGTATTCGTTGTATCGCACGCAACCGGCGGACTTGCTGAGGACGTTTGCCCATGAGGATTAA
- a CDS encoding Hcp family type VI secretion system effector, whose amino-acid sequence MATPAYMSVTGEKQGLITAGAFTADSVGNTYQEGHEDQVMVQGFSHELSIPRDPQSGQPTGQRVHKPVVITKVFDKASPLLLEALTSGEKLTKIEIQWFRTSAQGTQEHYYSTVLEDAIIVDIKDYMHNCQDPANSHFTHLQDVHFSYRKITWTHEASGTSGSDDWRKLKIE is encoded by the coding sequence ATGGCCACACCCGCGTACATGTCCGTTACTGGCGAAAAACAGGGCCTGATCACTGCCGGTGCATTCACCGCCGATTCTGTTGGCAATACTTATCAGGAAGGCCACGAAGACCAGGTAATGGTCCAGGGTTTCAGCCACGAACTGAGCATTCCGCGTGACCCTCAGTCGGGCCAGCCTACCGGCCAGCGCGTTCACAAACCTGTTGTGATCACCAAGGTATTCGACAAGGCTTCTCCACTGTTGCTGGAAGCGCTGACTTCCGGCGAGAAGCTGACAAAAATCGAAATCCAATGGTTTCGTACCTCAGCGCAAGGCACTCAAGAGCACTACTATTCCACTGTTTTGGAAGACGCCATCATCGTCGATATCAAAGACTACATGCACAACTGCCAGGACCCTGCCAACTCACACTTCACTCATCTGCAAGATGTACACTTTTCCTATCGCAAGATAACCTGGACGCACGAAGCATCCGGCACTTCAGGATCGGATGACTGGCGCAAGCTGAAAATCGAATAA
- a CDS encoding type 1 glutamine amidotransferase domain-containing protein: MKILMVLTSHDQLGNTGKKTGFWLEEFAAPYYAFKDAGAQLTLASPKGGQPPLDPKSDEPDAQTEATERFRKDSTAQSALASTVLLNSVKATDYDAIFYPGGHGPLWDLAEDKQSIALIEAFYNAGKPVATVCHAPGVLRHAKGADGQPLVKGKKVTGFTNSEEDAVQLTDVVPFLVEDELKAKGGIFSKGPDWASYVLTDGLLLTGQNPASSQATAEALLAKLK; this comes from the coding sequence ATGAAAATCCTGATGGTTTTAACGTCCCACGATCAATTGGGTAACACCGGCAAGAAAACCGGATTCTGGCTGGAAGAGTTCGCCGCACCGTATTACGCCTTCAAGGATGCCGGCGCGCAATTGACCCTGGCCTCGCCCAAGGGCGGGCAACCGCCGCTGGACCCGAAAAGCGACGAGCCCGACGCGCAAACCGAAGCCACCGAGCGTTTCCGCAAGGATTCTACGGCCCAGTCGGCACTGGCTTCGACCGTGTTGCTCAACTCGGTGAAGGCGACAGACTACGATGCGATCTTCTACCCGGGCGGGCATGGCCCGCTGTGGGACCTGGCCGAAGACAAGCAGTCAATTGCCCTGATCGAAGCGTTCTACAACGCCGGAAAACCCGTTGCGACGGTTTGCCATGCACCGGGTGTGCTGCGTCATGCCAAAGGCGCGGATGGCCAGCCATTGGTCAAGGGCAAGAAGGTCACGGGGTTCACCAATAGCGAAGAAGACGCTGTGCAACTGACCGATGTCGTTCCGTTTCTGGTCGAGGACGAGCTCAAGGCCAAGGGCGGGATTTTTTCCAAGGGGCCTGACTGGGCGAGCTATGTGCTCACTGATGGCCTGTTGCTGACCGGGCAGAATCCGGCGTCGTCGCAGGCGACGGCGGAGGCGCTGTTGGCGAAGCTGAAATAG